In Rhodoflexus caldus, the following proteins share a genomic window:
- a CDS encoding GNAT family N-acetyltransferase, whose translation MPYTVILYSSDLREVWDEFVISARNGSFLFLRDFMEYHADRFKDYSLMIYQGHLLKAVIPANITPEGLFSHQGLTYGGFVTQKETRLCELIEMMQAVLSFLYEKSIAKWYLKLIPVMYHLYPAQEIDWILMKLKAGLYRRDTSIVISNHAEKVPYQERRIRAIKKAVKYPLRIVSGYEELEPFWNDILTPNLMERHKVAPVHSLKEIQLLAKRFPQHIMQHNVYLEDRPVAGCTMFVNKTVAHSQYISGNAEGRNTGALDYLFDKLINEVYAGYRYFNFGICNESEGQLINQGLLDWKESFGGRTIVHDFYEINTANYSLLDNCTK comes from the coding sequence ATGCCTTATACTGTTATTCTCTACTCTTCTGACCTGCGAGAGGTCTGGGACGAGTTTGTCATCTCTGCCAGAAACGGCTCTTTCCTATTCCTGCGGGATTTTATGGAATATCATGCCGACCGATTTAAAGATTATTCCCTGATGATTTATCAGGGGCACTTGCTCAAAGCCGTTATTCCTGCCAATATAACCCCCGAAGGTTTATTCAGCCATCAGGGGCTTACTTACGGCGGTTTTGTTACCCAAAAAGAAACCCGTTTATGTGAGTTGATTGAAATGATGCAGGCAGTTTTAAGTTTCCTGTATGAAAAATCAATTGCAAAATGGTATCTGAAACTGATTCCGGTGATGTATCACCTCTACCCTGCACAGGAGATTGACTGGATACTGATGAAACTAAAAGCCGGCCTTTACAGAAGAGATACTTCTATTGTGATTAGCAATCATGCCGAAAAAGTACCCTATCAGGAGCGGCGGATACGAGCCATCAAAAAAGCCGTTAAATATCCGCTGAGGATAGTTTCGGGTTATGAGGAATTAGAACCTTTCTGGAACGACATACTTACACCTAACTTAATGGAACGACACAAGGTTGCCCCCGTTCATTCGCTGAAAGAAATTCAACTGCTGGCCAAACGATTCCCGCAGCATATTATGCAGCACAATGTCTATCTGGAAGACAGGCCGGTTGCCGGATGTACCATGTTTGTAAATAAGACTGTTGCTCATTCCCAATACATATCCGGCAATGCCGAAGGCAGAAATACCGGTGCGCTGGACTACCTGTTTGACAAGCTCATCAATGAAGTATATGCAGGTTATCGCTACTTTAATTTCGGCATTTGCAACGAAAGTGAAGGGCAGCTCATCAACCAAGGGCTGTTAGATTGGAAAGAAAGTTTCGGCGGTCGGACGATAGTGCATGATTTTTATGAAATCAACACGGCTAATTACTCACTGTTAGATAACTGTACCAAATAA
- a CDS encoding glycosyltransferase family 2 protein, with amino-acid sequence MENNAAPLVSIVVITYNSAPFVIETLESIKAQTYSPLELVVSDDCSTDNTVDICSRWLADNGQRFVATRLVTVEKNTGISPNCNRGVNAAQGEWIKTIAGDDALEPDAIARYVQQVQLAPEIRFLYANIKPYINTFEEANALPVADISKWEFNLPQTSRERQIEILAHENKVWAATFFFARNLYLQVGGCDEKYPFFDDKPLLMRVLNSGHKIYFLNAVTAKYRKSQSSVQLSSKLLSRHVEEVLLYNITELKSIIGKEHHIDDRSHLEAKRLIASLTGNRKNIFTLAAFFLLYYLLRAFYIAVFSVKKLP; translated from the coding sequence ATGGAAAATAATGCTGCCCCTCTTGTTTCCATTGTTGTGATTACTTACAACTCCGCACCGTTTGTAATAGAAACCCTTGAAAGCATCAAAGCGCAGACCTATTCACCTTTGGAGTTGGTGGTAAGCGATGATTGCTCAACAGATAACACCGTTGATATTTGCAGCCGTTGGCTGGCTGATAACGGCCAACGTTTTGTGGCTACTCGCCTCGTTACCGTCGAGAAAAATACAGGTATCTCGCCCAACTGTAACCGCGGAGTAAATGCCGCCCAAGGGGAGTGGATTAAAACAATTGCGGGCGATGATGCGCTTGAGCCCGATGCCATAGCACGCTACGTACAGCAGGTACAACTTGCGCCCGAAATCCGTTTCTTGTATGCCAACATAAAACCATACATAAACACCTTTGAGGAAGCAAATGCGCTTCCTGTGGCAGATATCAGCAAGTGGGAGTTCAACCTTCCGCAGACCTCGCGGGAGAGGCAAATAGAAATACTTGCCCATGAAAACAAAGTATGGGCAGCAACTTTTTTTTTCGCAAGAAATCTTTACTTGCAAGTGGGCGGCTGCGATGAAAAGTATCCTTTTTTTGACGATAAGCCGCTGCTGATGCGTGTGCTCAACAGCGGGCATAAGATATACTTTCTGAATGCCGTAACCGCAAAGTACCGCAAGTCGCAAAGTTCTGTTCAACTCAGCAGCAAACTGCTTTCCCGACACGTAGAAGAAGTGCTGCTCTATAACATTACCGAACTGAAAAGTATTATCGGCAAGGAACACCACATTGACGACAGAAGCCACTTAGAAGCCAAACGGCTGATAGCTTCACTGACCGGCAACCGCAAAAACATATTTACGCTGGCTGCTTTTTTTCTGCTCTACTACCTGCTTCGCGCGTTTTACATCGCAGTTTTTTCTGTTAAAAAATTACCCTAA
- a CDS encoding EpsG family protein, with amino-acid sequence MIRKEVLISKTAVALWLINPLLSLFYSLRHIRDPKVFPTLLLFSFFFGLTFVVPEDQEGAADSARYAAELKELHRQPMDFQDIVNYLYNADSGKLDVYQPVVTWLLSYFTDNPQWLFALFASVFGWFWFRNIQLVVRLLPAHTNGLLLLLLVLFAMISPIWEINGVRMWTAAQIFVHGLLLIFLMEEKKGYIYCIAALFVHFSFSLLLALLLVYRFLPKQTDVLFVAYVVSLFVRELNIEVIQQYLDMLPDFMQTRKGYVSDASIEEFKEIQATGGGLSWHVLLAEGIQRYLFLLLSLLLYLGIRFRPAEQTLFVRRIFNAGLFLSAFANIAANLPSGSRFAVIAQSVMLAGFLLFYGQLGWQSFWQRNILRAAAPFLIFLLLFKLRTGFDFISLTTVLGNPFIALLVTDNVPLMELFKSLL; translated from the coding sequence ATGATTCGGAAAGAGGTTTTAATTTCAAAAACCGCCGTAGCGCTTTGGCTGATTAATCCGCTGCTCAGCCTGTTTTACAGCCTGCGTCATATCAGAGACCCCAAAGTCTTTCCGACCCTGCTGCTGTTCTCTTTCTTTTTCGGATTAACTTTCGTAGTGCCCGAAGACCAAGAAGGCGCAGCCGATTCGGCGAGGTATGCCGCCGAGTTGAAAGAGTTGCATCGGCAACCGATGGATTTTCAGGATATCGTTAATTACCTGTACAATGCCGACTCGGGCAAATTAGATGTTTATCAGCCTGTTGTTACTTGGCTGCTCAGCTATTTTACCGATAATCCGCAATGGCTGTTTGCTCTATTTGCCTCCGTGTTCGGTTGGTTTTGGTTCAGAAACATTCAACTCGTTGTTCGGTTATTGCCTGCACATACAAACGGGCTGTTGCTGCTGCTGTTGGTGTTGTTTGCTATGATTAGTCCCATATGGGAAATCAACGGCGTGCGCATGTGGACGGCCGCACAGATTTTCGTTCACGGCCTGTTGCTGATTTTCTTAATGGAAGAGAAAAAAGGGTATATCTACTGCATAGCCGCGCTATTTGTGCATTTCTCTTTCAGTTTGCTTTTGGCGCTTTTGTTGGTCTATCGCTTCTTGCCCAAGCAAACGGATGTGCTTTTCGTGGCATATGTGGTGTCTTTGTTTGTCAGGGAGTTGAACATTGAGGTAATCCAGCAATACCTTGACATGCTCCCCGACTTTATGCAAACGCGGAAAGGCTATGTGAGCGATGCCTCTATTGAGGAGTTTAAGGAAATACAGGCTACGGGCGGGGGGTTGAGTTGGCACGTGTTGCTGGCGGAAGGCATCCAGCGTTATTTGTTTTTGCTGCTGTCGTTGCTGCTGTATTTAGGCATCAGGTTTCGCCCTGCGGAGCAGACGCTTTTTGTGCGGCGTATCTTCAACGCCGGTTTGTTTTTATCGGCTTTTGCCAATATTGCGGCCAATCTCCCTTCCGGAAGCCGCTTTGCGGTAATTGCGCAGTCGGTGATGCTGGCCGGCTTTCTGCTGTTTTACGGGCAACTTGGTTGGCAAAGTTTCTGGCAGCGAAATATTCTGAGAGCGGCTGCTCCGTTTTTGATTTTTCTGTTGCTGTTCAAGTTGCGCACCGGCTTCGATTTTATCAGCCTGACGACCGTTCTCGGCAATCCCTTCATTGCCCTGTTGGTAACGGATAATGTTCCGTTGATGGAACTTTTCAAATCGCTGCTCTGA
- a CDS encoding glycosyltransferase: MSKKKILIVTYVFYPENSPRAFRATELAKELIRQGHEVTVYAPETPGVEELLKEYPIRFKSMGKMKWRVPLLAGQSELATLFNRLMVRSLKLFLEFPLIELFFKVSKHLRQEEKDYDLLISIAVPFPIHWGVAAVWRKGSAANPAKVWVADCGDPYMGQENDTFRPPFYFGWVEKWFCRKADYLTVPTPTSYRGYYPEFHSKIKVIPQGFRFEDVATAARKSDDGKVRFGYGGSFIPGRRDPRELLALLTTLPHEYEFHIYTENKDLVEPYAVLDSRIVLHDPIPRLELLKQFSSFDFVINFGNKGTAQTPSKLIDYAIINKPILQIETGALDEEAVINFLTGDYSRAFRVENPDQYRIDHVVKQFLALAP, encoded by the coding sequence ATGAGCAAAAAGAAGATACTGATTGTTACCTATGTTTTTTACCCCGAAAACTCCCCACGTGCTTTTCGGGCAACCGAGTTAGCCAAAGAACTCATCAGACAAGGACACGAGGTAACGGTATATGCACCCGAAACCCCCGGCGTGGAAGAACTGCTGAAAGAGTATCCCATACGCTTTAAAAGCATGGGCAAAATGAAATGGCGCGTGCCTCTGTTGGCGGGGCAGTCGGAGCTTGCGACACTGTTTAACCGATTGATGGTGCGTTCGCTGAAATTGTTTTTGGAGTTTCCGCTGATAGAATTGTTTTTCAAAGTCAGCAAACATCTGCGGCAGGAGGAAAAAGACTATGACTTGCTCATTTCTATTGCCGTGCCTTTCCCCATTCACTGGGGAGTTGCTGCCGTTTGGCGAAAAGGCAGTGCCGCAAACCCTGCCAAAGTTTGGGTGGCAGACTGTGGTGACCCCTACATGGGGCAGGAAAACGACACCTTCCGTCCGCCTTTTTATTTCGGTTGGGTTGAAAAATGGTTTTGCCGCAAAGCCGATTACCTCACCGTTCCTACGCCTACCTCATACAGAGGTTATTACCCCGAGTTTCACTCCAAAATCAAAGTCATTCCGCAAGGCTTTCGTTTCGAGGATGTGGCCACAGCTGCCCGCAAATCGGATGACGGCAAGGTGCGCTTTGGCTACGGCGGTTCATTCATCCCCGGCAGGCGCGACCCCCGCGAGTTGCTTGCCTTGCTGACAACGCTGCCGCATGAGTATGAGTTTCATATCTACACCGAAAATAAAGATTTGGTAGAACCATATGCAGTACTCGATTCGCGCATTGTGCTGCATGACCCCATCCCGCGCTTGGAGCTGCTGAAACAGTTTTCTTCGTTTGATTTTGTCATCAACTTTGGCAACAAGGGAACGGCGCAAACCCCCAGCAAGCTCATTGATTATGCGATTATCAACAAACCGATTTTGCAGATAGAAACAGGCGCATTGGACGAGGAAGCAGTCATAAACTTCTTGACGGGAGATTACTCGCGGGCGTTCAGGGTAGAAAACCCCGACCAGTATCGGATTGACCACGTGGTAAAACAATTTTTGGCACTTGCTCCATGA
- a CDS encoding DegT/DnrJ/EryC1/StrS family aminotransferase, with protein MKIPFLNFDPMHRAIQTEMADAFQRVYNSNWLILGQEVKNFEAAYAQMNQVQHTVGVSNGLDALFLSLKACGIGQGDEVIVPSNTYIATVLAVSYTGAKPVLSEPRTDTYNLNPDLLEQAITPRTKAIMPVHLYGQACEMEAIMQIANRHGLKVIEDNAQAHLATFNGKLTGSWGHANGTSFYPGKNLGALGDAGAVTTNSDELADKIRVLRNYGSRVKYENEVIGYNMRLDELQAAFLSAKLNHLHGWTEQRRQVAAWYHDALQGIGDLILPVTHPAATHAYHLYVVRTKRRDELQQHLTAHEIGTLIHYPIPPHLQQAYRHMGWRKGAFPIAEELATTCLSLPMWPGMTAEHVAQVADVIRRFYA; from the coding sequence ATGAAAATACCATTTCTCAATTTTGACCCTATGCACCGCGCCATACAAACCGAAATGGCCGATGCTTTTCAGAGAGTTTACAACAGCAACTGGCTCATTTTGGGGCAGGAAGTGAAAAACTTTGAGGCCGCCTATGCCCAAATGAATCAGGTGCAACATACCGTAGGTGTCAGCAATGGGCTGGATGCCTTGTTTTTGTCGCTGAAAGCCTGCGGCATCGGGCAAGGGGATGAGGTAATTGTGCCTTCCAATACCTACATAGCCACGGTACTGGCGGTGAGTTACACAGGCGCAAAGCCGGTTTTATCGGAACCGCGCACGGATACCTACAACCTCAACCCCGACCTGCTTGAACAGGCCATTACGCCGCGCACAAAGGCCATTATGCCTGTACACCTCTACGGGCAGGCTTGCGAGATGGAAGCCATTATGCAGATAGCCAATCGGCACGGGCTGAAAGTGATTGAAGACAATGCGCAGGCTCATTTGGCAACCTTCAACGGCAAACTGACGGGCAGTTGGGGGCACGCCAACGGCACCAGTTTTTACCCGGGTAAAAACTTGGGGGCTTTGGGCGATGCAGGCGCGGTAACTACCAACAGCGACGAGTTGGCAGACAAAATCAGGGTATTGCGCAACTATGGCTCCCGCGTGAAATACGAAAACGAGGTCATCGGTTACAACATGCGATTAGATGAGTTGCAAGCCGCATTTTTGAGTGCTAAACTCAACCACCTGCACGGCTGGACAGAACAGCGCCGCCAAGTAGCCGCATGGTATCATGATGCTTTGCAAGGCATTGGCGACCTGATACTGCCCGTTACGCACCCTGCGGCCACACATGCCTATCACCTGTACGTGGTGCGTACCAAACGCAGGGACGAGCTGCAGCAGCACCTGACCGCGCATGAAATAGGTACTCTGATTCATTATCCCATTCCGCCGCATTTGCAGCAGGCATATCGCCACATGGGTTGGCGCAAAGGGGCTTTTCCCATTGCCGAAGAGTTGGCGACCACCTGCCTCAGCTTGCCCATGTGGCCCGGAATGACTGCTGAACACGTAGCACAAGTTGCGGATGTTATCCGCCGATTTTACGCATGA
- the asnB gene encoding asparagine synthase (glutamine-hydrolyzing) — translation MCGISGIITDDKRLPIGDLVRMNQIIRHRGPDDEGFVLFNDADVEVCGGADTAAASWQYPTAYQPQSPITDTALQQAEVALGHRRLSILDLSPKGHQPMCDAERRYWITFNGEVYNYIEIRRELETMGFRFSTDTDTEVIINSYKAWGTDCQHKFNGMWAFAIYDRQEKRIFLSRDRFGIKPLYYWVSPAGLFYFGSEIKQFTVCSGWRAVLNQDMAADYLLHSLTDHTDETLFKGVYQLLPGHCLAMTIDRLPKSGGQKVSQHKWYHAPRETFTGTFNEAKNIFRERFQSAVELHLRADVPVGSALSGGLDSSAIVSYVNVLLKQQGKEELQKTFSSCSQDKRYDEREWMDEVVRHTNVDGHFVYPKGEDVFTLTEQIIWHMDEPYQSQSAFLGYHVFQEARKNGVIVLLNGQGADEYLSCYGELETLRLRQLLRRCQFGRLRREMAANPWISLSTLFYLELPLQVRLRLSGQARKRTRLHEVINHDLLAESKGIHPYERQGYQKKDAQEITNYQMLVEPLQKYLHWEDRNSMAHGIEARVPFLDYRLVEFTRSLPLDYLTAHDQTKKVMIHALEGILPETVRNRKDKKGFITPEQRWFLEDYSREFLDLFDTNVGFTQGLIKWQEGMAFLQDMQAGKIPFDYAYWRLILFSVWMKRFSVTID, via the coding sequence ATGTGCGGCATATCCGGAATTATAACTGACGACAAACGACTCCCCATTGGCGACTTGGTGCGAATGAATCAAATCATCCGCCACAGGGGGCCTGACGATGAAGGCTTTGTGCTTTTCAACGATGCCGATGTGGAAGTATGCGGCGGAGCAGACACGGCCGCCGCTTCGTGGCAATATCCTACGGCCTATCAGCCGCAATCACCAATAACCGATACAGCCCTTCAACAGGCAGAGGTAGCATTGGGGCACAGGCGGCTTTCTATTTTAGACCTTTCGCCCAAAGGCCACCAGCCCATGTGCGATGCCGAACGGCGCTATTGGATTACCTTCAACGGCGAAGTTTATAACTACATTGAAATACGCCGCGAACTGGAAACAATGGGTTTCCGATTCAGCACCGATACCGACACCGAAGTAATCATCAACAGCTACAAGGCATGGGGCACCGACTGCCAGCACAAGTTCAACGGCATGTGGGCTTTTGCCATTTACGACAGGCAGGAAAAGCGCATATTTCTTTCCCGCGACCGATTCGGCATCAAACCGCTTTACTATTGGGTTTCCCCCGCGGGTCTGTTCTACTTTGGCAGTGAAATTAAGCAGTTCACTGTTTGCAGCGGCTGGCGGGCAGTACTGAATCAGGATATGGCTGCCGATTACCTGCTCCATTCCCTGACCGACCATACCGACGAAACCTTGTTCAAAGGCGTTTATCAGCTTCTGCCCGGGCATTGTTTGGCGATGACAATTGACCGATTGCCCAAAAGCGGCGGGCAGAAAGTGAGCCAGCACAAGTGGTATCATGCACCGCGGGAAACTTTTACAGGCACTTTCAATGAGGCCAAAAATATCTTTCGGGAGCGCTTTCAGTCGGCGGTAGAACTGCACCTGCGCGCCGATGTGCCCGTGGGCAGTGCACTTTCGGGCGGATTAGATTCCTCCGCCATTGTTTCCTATGTCAATGTGCTTTTGAAACAACAGGGCAAGGAAGAATTGCAAAAAACCTTTTCCTCCTGTTCGCAGGACAAGCGCTACGACGAGCGCGAATGGATGGATGAGGTTGTGCGGCATACCAATGTGGACGGGCATTTTGTATATCCCAAAGGCGAAGACGTGTTTACGCTGACCGAACAAATCATCTGGCACATGGATGAGCCGTATCAGTCGCAATCGGCTTTTTTGGGTTATCACGTGTTTCAGGAAGCCCGAAAAAACGGTGTCATCGTATTGCTGAACGGGCAGGGTGCCGATGAGTACCTGAGTTGCTACGGCGAACTTGAAACCCTGCGGCTGCGGCAACTGCTGCGGCGCTGCCAATTCGGTCGGTTACGCCGCGAAATGGCCGCCAACCCGTGGATTTCGCTCTCAACCCTTTTCTACTTGGAACTGCCCTTACAGGTTCGCCTCCGGTTGTCCGGTCAGGCGCGCAAAAGAACCCGCCTGCATGAGGTTATCAACCATGATTTGCTGGCAGAAAGCAAGGGCATCCATCCATACGAACGCCAAGGCTATCAGAAAAAGGATGCACAGGAAATCACCAACTATCAGATGCTCGTAGAACCTCTGCAAAAGTATCTGCACTGGGAAGACCGCAACTCTATGGCACACGGCATAGAAGCCCGCGTACCTTTTCTGGATTACCGATTAGTGGAGTTTACCCGTTCGCTGCCTTTGGACTATCTGACCGCCCACGACCAGACCAAGAAAGTGATGATACACGCACTGGAAGGCATACTGCCCGAAACCGTTCGGAACAGGAAAGACAAAAAAGGATTTATTACCCCCGAGCAGCGCTGGTTTTTGGAAGATTACAGCCGTGAATTTTTAGATTTGTTTGACACCAACGTCGGTTTTACCCAAGGGCTGATTAAATGGCAGGAAGGCATGGCATTTCTGCAAGACATGCAGGCGGGTAAAATACCCTTTGACTACGCCTATTGGCGGCTGATTCTGTTCTCTGTATGGATGAAAAGATTCAGTGTAACCATTGATTAG
- the wecB gene encoding non-hydrolyzing UDP-N-acetylglucosamine 2-epimerase, whose protein sequence is MKHITLIAGARPNFMKIAPIIHALQKEREAGKDIAYRLVHTGQHYDAKMSDTFFKELNIPEPDVNLGGGGGTQAEQTAAIMVAFEKDLQANPTDLVLVVGDVTSTLACSIVAKKACTRVAHVEAGIRSFDLTMPEEINRMVTDSITDYFFTTSEFANANLRKAGIPEERIFFVGNVMIDTLLANKSRFHAPAFWHEKQLKQGQYLVMTLHRPANVDEGAKLKALIEQIVHHVQGLPVVFPIHPRTAKIFRDSGIAADNLHIVEPLGYLEFNYLVANSKAVITDSGGITEETTVMGIPCLTLRDNTERPETVSIGTNELIGTDPAAIPPALARLFGGEWKKGTVPEKWDGKAAERIAAILTAL, encoded by the coding sequence ATGAAACACATAACCCTGATTGCAGGCGCTCGCCCCAACTTCATGAAAATTGCCCCTATCATCCACGCCCTTCAAAAGGAGCGGGAGGCAGGTAAAGACATTGCCTATCGGTTGGTGCACACGGGGCAGCACTACGATGCCAAAATGAGCGATACTTTTTTCAAAGAATTGAACATCCCCGAACCGGACGTAAATCTGGGCGGCGGCGGTGGCACCCAAGCCGAACAAACCGCTGCCATTATGGTGGCTTTTGAAAAAGATTTGCAGGCAAACCCCACCGATTTGGTGCTGGTAGTGGGCGACGTAACCTCTACGCTGGCCTGTTCCATTGTTGCCAAAAAAGCCTGTACGCGCGTGGCGCACGTAGAGGCGGGCATTCGCTCCTTTGACCTGACCATGCCCGAAGAAATCAACCGCATGGTTACGGACAGCATTACCGATTACTTTTTTACCACCAGCGAATTTGCCAATGCCAACCTGCGCAAGGCAGGCATCCCCGAGGAGCGTATTTTCTTTGTCGGTAACGTAATGATTGATACGCTGCTGGCCAACAAAAGCCGCTTCCATGCACCGGCTTTCTGGCATGAAAAACAGTTGAAACAAGGGCAGTATTTAGTTATGACGCTGCACCGCCCGGCCAACGTGGACGAAGGGGCAAAACTCAAAGCACTGATTGAGCAGATTGTACACCATGTTCAGGGTTTGCCCGTAGTTTTCCCGATTCACCCGCGCACGGCAAAAATTTTCCGCGACTCGGGTATTGCAGCCGATAATCTGCACATTGTAGAGCCGCTCGGCTATTTGGAGTTTAACTATCTGGTAGCCAACAGCAAAGCCGTCATTACCGATTCGGGCGGCATCACCGAAGAAACGACCGTGATGGGCATCCCTTGCTTGACGCTGCGCGACAACACCGAGCGCCCCGAAACGGTGAGCATAGGTACAAATGAACTTATCGGAACAGACCCTGCTGCCATTCCGCCTGCCCTTGCCCGATTGTTTGGCGGCGAATGGAAAAAAGGAACTGTTCCCGAAAAATGGGATGGCAAAGCAGCCGAACGAATTGCAGCTATTTTGACAGCGTTATGA
- a CDS encoding sugar 3,4-ketoisomerase, protein MKNHTVFDCQLIYLPRIGDRRGYITAVNNGVEVPFTVKRVFYLYDIPGGESRGAHAHKECHQFLIAASGAFEILLDDGRVQRQAMVNRPYVGLHIPPGIWASEINFSSGSICLVLASHTYDANDYIRDYETFKQWKSLS, encoded by the coding sequence ATGAAAAACCATACAGTATTTGACTGCCAACTGATTTACTTGCCCAGAATAGGCGACCGCAGAGGCTATATCACTGCTGTAAACAATGGCGTAGAAGTACCCTTTACCGTTAAAAGAGTATTTTATCTGTACGATATACCCGGCGGCGAGTCGCGCGGTGCTCATGCGCACAAGGAATGTCATCAGTTTTTGATTGCTGCCAGCGGTGCTTTTGAAATACTGCTCGACGACGGCCGAGTGCAGCGGCAGGCGATGGTGAACCGCCCTTACGTAGGGCTGCACATTCCGCCCGGCATATGGGCATCGGAAATCAATTTTTCGTCAGGCTCTATCTGCCTGGTACTGGCTTCACATACCTATGATGCTAATGACTACATCAGGGACTACGAAACATTTAAGCAGTGGAAATCATTGAGTTAA
- a CDS encoding O-antigen translocase: MSEQRAAYRQIMRATSIYGGVQVFQIIVGVIRSKAIALLLGPSGMGISGLLQANTTFIAALTNFGLATSAVKNIAEAHASDNEAAIVRTVGVLRKLVWVTGLLGAVITAVLAPWLSKITFGNSDYTAAFYWLSVTLLLNQLTVGQDVLLQGMRYIRQMAQATLYGSVLGLIFTLPLYYFYGNDGIVPAIVGTSCISLLLSLYFVRKTIALKAVPVAFCEVWTEGREMLRMGFLISLTGMLTMGAGYIVRLFISQTGSVADVGLYSAGFAIINTYVGMIFTAMGADYYPRLAGVASDNQKAAEIINQQAEVALLILAPVLILFIIGIKWVVVILYSSQFLPIMTMMQWAALGMIFKAASWAIAFVFIAKSASKVFFWSELVTLLIQTALNLIGYRWGGLTGLGVAFTIGYCSYFLQVFLLARWLYGYAFSPSYLKIFFLQSLLVVIVFLVLLALPESAHWMSIPVFLLAALLSFKALNARLGLIVYIQQFLYGK; encoded by the coding sequence ATGAGCGAACAGCGGGCGGCATACCGACAAATTATGAGAGCCACCTCCATTTACGGAGGCGTACAGGTTTTTCAGATTATCGTTGGAGTGATTCGCTCCAAGGCGATAGCTTTGTTGCTCGGCCCTTCGGGGATGGGCATTTCGGGATTGCTGCAAGCCAATACTACCTTCATTGCTGCACTTACCAACTTCGGGCTTGCCACAAGTGCAGTAAAAAATATTGCAGAAGCACATGCTTCCGACAACGAGGCGGCGATTGTACGCACCGTGGGCGTTTTGCGCAAGTTGGTATGGGTAACAGGGCTGCTGGGTGCCGTAATAACGGCTGTGCTTGCGCCGTGGCTGAGCAAAATAACTTTCGGCAACTCCGACTATACGGCAGCATTCTATTGGCTGTCCGTTACGCTGCTGCTCAATCAACTGACGGTGGGGCAGGATGTTCTCCTGCAAGGTATGCGCTACATCCGACAAATGGCACAGGCAACACTCTACGGCAGTGTGCTGGGGCTGATATTTACCCTGCCGCTCTACTACTTCTACGGCAACGACGGCATCGTGCCGGCCATTGTCGGCACATCCTGCATCAGTTTGTTGCTCAGTTTGTACTTTGTTCGCAAAACCATTGCCCTCAAAGCAGTTCCCGTTGCTTTTTGTGAGGTGTGGACGGAAGGCAGGGAGATGTTGCGCATGGGTTTTTTAATCAGCCTTACGGGCATGCTTACGATGGGTGCCGGTTATATTGTGCGACTTTTTATCAGCCAAACGGGCAGCGTTGCCGATGTAGGCCTGTATAGCGCCGGTTTTGCCATTATCAACACCTACGTAGGGATGATATTCACGGCGATGGGTGCCGATTATTATCCGCGTTTGGCAGGTGTGGCATCGGACAACCAAAAAGCCGCCGAGATAATCAACCAGCAGGCAGAAGTGGCACTGCTGATTCTCGCTCCCGTGCTGATATTGTTTATTATCGGCATTAAATGGGTGGTAGTCATTCTTTATTCCAGTCAGTTTCTGCCTATTATGACCATGATGCAGTGGGCGGCGCTGGGCATGATATTTAAGGCAGCCAGTTGGGCAATAGCCTTTGTTTTCATTGCCAAAAGCGCCTCAAAAGTCTTTTTTTGGAGCGAACTGGTTACGCTGCTCATTCAAACGGCACTGAACCTGATTGGGTATCGGTGGGGAGGTCTGACCGGGCTGGGCGTTGCTTTTACCATAGGCTATTGCTCTTATTTCCTGCAAGTATTTTTGCTGGCGCGGTGGCTCTATGGATACGCTTTCTCGCCGAGCTATCTGAAAATATTTTTCTTGCAATCGCTTTTGGTAGTCATTGTTTTCTTGGTTCTACTCGCATTGCCCGAAAGTGCACATTGGATGAGCATACCGGTTTTTTTGCTTGCCGCACTGCTGTCCTTCAAAGCACTCAATGCGCGCCTCGGTCTGATTGTCTACATTCAACAATTTTTGTATGGAAAATAA